Below is a genomic region from Isosphaeraceae bacterium EP7.
CTGAAGGGGGTCGACCTCGACCTTCCCCTGGGCAAGCTCGTGGCGTTCACCGGGGTGAGCGGGTCGGGCAAGAGTTCCCTGGCGTTCGACACGCTCTATGCCGAGGGGCAGCGGCGGTATATCGAGACCTTCTCGGCCTACACCCGCCAGTTTCTGGAGGCGCTGGACAAGCCCGATGCCGACCTGATCGAGGGGATTCCGCCCGCCGTGGCCGTGGCCCAGCGGGTCTCGAAGCGGTCGGGCCGGAGCACGGTCGGCACCGTCACCGAGACACAGGATGCCCTCGGCCTGCTGTTCGCCAAGCTCGGACGGGTCATCTGCCGGGTCTGCGGCGACGAGGTCCACCCGGCCAACCCCGCGACCGTCGAGCGGGCGATCGACGGGCTCGCCGAAGGAACCCGCTACCTCATCACCTACCCCCTCGAGGTCCGGCCCGAGTCCGACCGCGCCGCGCTGGCCGATGCCCTCCGCGAGGACGGATTCACGAGGGTCAGGGTCGGCGGTGAAGTGGTCGCCCTGGAAGAGGGCCCGATCCCCGAGCCCGGCGAGGGGGGCATTGTCGACGTGGTGGTCGACCGCCTCGTCAGGGGCTCCGACGCGACCTCTCGGCGGCTCGACTCGATCGAGACCGCCTTCTCCAAGGGGTTCGGCCGCTGCCGGATCGTCGCCGGGGACGAGGTCCTCACCTTCTACGACGGCTGGCGTTGCAGCCGCTGCGGCGCCGACTACCTGGCCCCCGAGCCCCGCCTGTTCCGGTTCAACAGCCCGCTGGGCGCATGCCCGACCTGCGAAGGGTTCGGCCGCGTGGTGGACCTCGACCTCGAACGGGTCGTGCCCGACCCCACCCGGTCCTTGCGAGACGGCGCCATCGTCCCCTGGACGACACCCGCCTACCAGAGCTGGAACGATGACCTCGTTCAGGCGGCCGGACGCATGGCGGTGCCGCTCGACGTTCCCTTCCGCGACCTGACCCCCGAGCAGGTGGGCCGGGTGGTGAACGGCGACAAGGCGGCCGGTTTTCCGGGGCTGCGTGGGTTCTTCGCCAGGCTGGACAAGAAGGTCTACAAGATGCACGTCCGCATCTTCCTGGCCCGCTGGCGAGGCTACAAGCCTTGCCCCGACTGCCAGGGAGCCAGGCTCCGGCCGGAAGCTCTCGCCGTGCGCGTGGGCGGGCGGAACCTGGCCGAGGTCGATTCGCTGACCATCGCGGGCGCCCTCGCGTTCCTGGACGAGGTCGCCGCGGCCGAGGCCGAGAATCCGGTGGCGCGGGGCATCCTGGCGCAGGCCCGGAACCGGCTCGACTACCTGGAGCGGATCGGCCTGGGATATCTGACGCTCGACCGGCTGGCCCGGACCCTCTCCGCCGGCGAGGCCCGCCGCGTCGCCCTGACGTCGGCCCTCGGCTCGGGCCTGGTCAACACCCTGTACGTGCTGGACGAGCCCTCGATTGGCCTCCACCCCACCGACGTCGGCCGGCTGATCGCGGCGCTGGTCGGGCTGCGTGACTCGGGCAACTCGGTGGTCGTCGTCGAGCACGACATGGACATCGTCAGGGCCTCGGACCACGTCGTCGAGGTCGGCCCGGGCGCGGGCGACGCTGGCGGCCGGATCCTCTTCACCGGCACGCCTGAGGGTTTGGCCCAGCTCGAAGGCTCGGCGACCGGCGATGTGTTGAGCGGCCGAGGCGCCTCGCTGGCCGTCCCCAAGACGCGGCGGAAGCCGTCGGGCCACCTGAAACTCACCGGCGCACGCGGACATAACCTGAAAGGGATCGACGTCGACATCCCGCTCGGCGTCCTCTGCGTCGTCACCGGTGTGAGCGGGTCGGGCAAGAGCACGCTCGTCGAAGACACCCTGTTCCCGGCTCTCGCCCGCAGGCTGAAGAACGAGCCGCTGCCCGCGGCGCCGTTTGACGAGCTGACCGGCACCGAAGCCCTGGGCGACGTCGCCCTCGTCGATCAGTCGCCCATCGGCCGGACCCCCCGGTCGAACCCCGTGACCTATCTGAAGGCGTTCGACGAGATCCGCAAGACGTTCGCCGAGACCCACGAGGCCAAGCTGCGGAACTTCTCGGCCAGCCGGTTCAGCTTCAACGTCGAAGGAGGCCGGTGCGACGCCTGCGAAGGCAACGGCTACCAGGTCGTCGACATGCAGTTCATGCCCGACGTCATGCTGCGCTGCCCGGTCTGCCGGGGCCGTCGGTACCGATCGGAAGTCCTCGAAATCACCTACCGAGGCAAATCCATCGCCGAAGTCCTCGACCTGACCGCCCGCGAGGCGTTCCGCTTCTTCGCCAACAAGCCCAAGGTGCAGAGCAAGCTCCGCCCGCTCATCGACGTGGGCCTCGACTACCTCCGCCTGGGCCAGCCCGCCTCGACCCTCTCCGGAGGCGAGGCCCAGCGCCTCAAGCTGGCCAACTTCCTCGCCTCGACCCCGGCCGCGCTTACCCGAGCCGCCGGCGGCGCCAAGACCCTGTTCATCCTCGACGAGCCGACCACCGGCCTGCACCCGCTCGACACCCTCAAATTAATGGACGCCCTGACCAGCCTGATCGACGTGGGCCACTCCCTCGTCGTCGTCGAGCACAGCCCCGAGTTCATGGCCGCCGCCGACTGGATCATCGACGTCGGCCCCGGCCCGGGCGCCGACGGAGGAACGATCGTCGCCCAGGGAACCCCCGAGCAAGTCGCCAAGTCCAAGACCCCCACGGGAACGGTGCTGGCCGGCAGGCTCGGCAAGAAGCCCCGCTGAGACGCCGTCGGATCGCTCAGACCGGGGGCAGGTCGGGCTCATCCAGCTCGCTGAGTCTGGCCCGGACCAAATCCGCCAATAATTCCCGATCGAGTTCCCAGTCGACAGGGATCTGAAAACAATTTTTCATGACAACATACTTCTCCAGCCTCGCCTTGAAGTCTTCGATGACGCGGGGACTGAAGGCTGAAAATGTGAGGTGACGCTTGTAGGCGCAAACGCCAACAACATATTTCCCGTCACGGTGGATGGTGGGCACATTCCAGGAAATCTTGGACTTCAATTCCGGGAATTGGGCGACAATGAAATCAATGACGGACCCAAGGGTCTTTGCTTTCGTCGGGTCTTGCGAGGCCAGATAGTCCTCGACCGAACTGAATTTCGGGGATTTCATTTCTTGCTGACTGCCTTGGGGTGCCAAGGATGTTCTCCGCTGGAAAAACCGCAAGCAATACTCGCGTGGATCCGCCGAGGATAGGCCAAGCCGGCACTCCTTGCCAGCCCGACCGGATGGTCGACGGATTGACGCTCAGATGACAATCGAAGAGGGCCCGGCCATGCCCAACTCCGCCGCCGATCGCGGATTTCGACTCACCGATGCGATGGTCATGATCTCCCTCGCGGCCATCGGCCTGGCGATGGCGGTCAAGCCCTATGAGGGCATGGATCGGCAGATGATCATCGTGATCGGAGGCTTCGACGCTCGGGCCTGGAGTTTCGCCAGGTATTACGGCTCGCTCGCCTACCCGTGCATCACCCCCCTGACTCTCGCGCTCCCGCTCCTCGCCCTGCGACGACCTCGACCACCGCTCAGCCGACTCTTCCTCCGGCCTGGCTTGGGCGGATGCGTGGCGGCATCGGTTGCGTTGCTTCTGCGAGGCCTCGAATCCCTGCCCCATTACCTTGCAGACATGGGATGGCACCAGGGGCCGATCGAGCCGTGGGTGCTGACCGGCGAGAAGGTTGGCTATTCCGTCCTCGGTGTCTGGGCAATGCTCGCTGTTGCGGGGCGATGGCGAATCGGGCCGGGCTGGCTGGAACGCGTCGCGATTCTTGTCGGTTCGCTCTGGGCTGCCGGTGCGGTCGGTTCC
It encodes:
- the uvrA gene encoding excinuclease ABC subunit UvrA; the protein is MTRRRQVRLRGVRVHNLKGVDLDLPLGKLVAFTGVSGSGKSSLAFDTLYAEGQRRYIETFSAYTRQFLEALDKPDADLIEGIPPAVAVAQRVSKRSGRSTVGTVTETQDALGLLFAKLGRVICRVCGDEVHPANPATVERAIDGLAEGTRYLITYPLEVRPESDRAALADALREDGFTRVRVGGEVVALEEGPIPEPGEGGIVDVVVDRLVRGSDATSRRLDSIETAFSKGFGRCRIVAGDEVLTFYDGWRCSRCGADYLAPEPRLFRFNSPLGACPTCEGFGRVVDLDLERVVPDPTRSLRDGAIVPWTTPAYQSWNDDLVQAAGRMAVPLDVPFRDLTPEQVGRVVNGDKAAGFPGLRGFFARLDKKVYKMHVRIFLARWRGYKPCPDCQGARLRPEALAVRVGGRNLAEVDSLTIAGALAFLDEVAAAEAENPVARGILAQARNRLDYLERIGLGYLTLDRLARTLSAGEARRVALTSALGSGLVNTLYVLDEPSIGLHPTDVGRLIAALVGLRDSGNSVVVVEHDMDIVRASDHVVEVGPGAGDAGGRILFTGTPEGLAQLEGSATGDVLSGRGASLAVPKTRRKPSGHLKLTGARGHNLKGIDVDIPLGVLCVVTGVSGSGKSTLVEDTLFPALARRLKNEPLPAAPFDELTGTEALGDVALVDQSPIGRTPRSNPVTYLKAFDEIRKTFAETHEAKLRNFSASRFSFNVEGGRCDACEGNGYQVVDMQFMPDVMLRCPVCRGRRYRSEVLEITYRGKSIAEVLDLTAREAFRFFANKPKVQSKLRPLIDVGLDYLRLGQPASTLSGGEAQRLKLANFLASTPAALTRAAGGAKTLFILDEPTTGLHPLDTLKLMDALTSLIDVGHSLVVVEHSPEFMAAADWIIDVGPGPGADGGTIVAQGTPEQVAKSKTPTGTVLAGRLGKKPR
- a CDS encoding DUF1801 domain-containing protein, yielding MAPQGSQQEMKSPKFSSVEDYLASQDPTKAKTLGSVIDFIVAQFPELKSKISWNVPTIHRDGKYVVGVCAYKRHLTFSAFSPRVIEDFKARLEKYVVMKNCFQIPVDWELDRELLADLVRARLSELDEPDLPPV